One Triticum dicoccoides isolate Atlit2015 ecotype Zavitan chromosome 5B, WEW_v2.0, whole genome shotgun sequence genomic window carries:
- the LOC119306584 gene encoding glycine-rich protein A3-like, protein MDGGKDKGAGGYSGYPGGYPAPAGYPGYPVPVSTYPPAPGYAAPPGQYAPPPGAYPQPGGYQPPHVAYPPSGYPATAGYPQYPPTTHPPAGYPAQGPPMQAPPYGHAPMYGGGGHGVAGGMIARGAAAAAAAYGAHKVSHGGAHGMYGHGHHQGKFKHGKFKHGKFGKHKKMYGRKWK, encoded by the exons ATGGACGGTGGAAAAGACAAAGGTGCGGGTGGATACAGCGGGTACCCCGGTGGCTACCCTGCTCCGGCGGGATATCCCGGCTACCCTGTTCCGGTAAGCACGTATCCGCCGGCGCCCGGATATGCTGCTCCACCTGGGCAGTATGCGCCACCTCCCGGCGCGTACCCTCAGCCCGGGGGTTATCAACCGCCGCACGTTGCGTATCCTCCGAGCGGGTACCCTGCGACCGCTGGGTATCCGCAATATCCTCCTACGACCCACCCTCCAGCTGGTTATCCCGCTCAAGGGCCACCAATGCAGGCTCCTCCTTATG GTCACGCTCCTATGTACGGGGGAGGCGGCCATGGCGTAGCAGGCGGTATGATTGCCCGCGGCGcggcagcggcagccgcagcaTATGGAGCTCACAAGGTGTCGCACGGCGGCGCCCACGGGATGTACGGCCACGGTCACCACCAGGGCAAGTTCAAGCATGGCAAGTTCAAGCACGGCAAGTTTGGCAAGCACAAGAAGATGTACGGGCGCAAGTGGAAGTGA
- the LOC119306583 gene encoding bisdemethoxycurcumin synthase-like, which yields MPMSSQETKMALLGNLTTGIRQIRQAQRADGPACVLAIGTANPANCVQQEEYADYYFRVTNSEHLTELKAKLNRICTKSAIKKRYFYHTEELLQGHPEFLDRTLPSLKARLDITATAVPELAAAAAAAAIAEWGRPAADITHLVVGTYASAHMPGADHRVASLLGLDPSVRTTMLYVNGCASACAALRVAKDIAENNRRARVLVACAELTLIMFRAPQEGHLDTIISQALLSDGAGAMIIGADLEGSEGSLFEMVAASQTVVPATAHAAVGQFGEEGFLFHPCIEMPAIVRQNVERCLVDALGPPGLSGRWNDLFWAVHPGGRAILDGVEEVLRLEPKKLAASRHVLSEYGNMSGVSIIFVLDELRRSHDEHRGLGLMLGIGPGLCLETMVLHACM from the exons ATGCCAATGTCTTCCCAAGAAACCAAAATGGCACTGCTTGGAAACCTAACGACAGGCATCCGCCAGATCCGGCAGGCGCAGCGCGCGGACGGCCCAGCGTGCGTTCTGGCCATCGGGACGGCGAACCCGGCGAACTGCGTGCAGCAGGAGGAGTACGCCGACTACTACTTCCGCGTCACCAACAGCGAGCACCTCACCGAGCTCAAAGCCAAGCTCAACCGGATAT GTACCAAATCGGCCATCAAGAAGCGCTACTTCTACCACACGGAGGAACTGCTTCAGGGTCACCCTGAGTTCCTCGACCGCACGTTGCCATCCCTGAAAGCCCGGCTGGACATCACGGCCACCGCCGTTCCCGAGCTCGCGGCAGCCGCGGCGGCTGCAGCTATCGCCGAGTGGGGGCGCCCGGCCGCCGACATCACACACCTTGTGGTCGGCACCTACGCCAGCGCCCACATGCCGGGCGCCGACCACCGTGTCGCCTCCCTCCTCGGCCTCGACCCGTCAGTCCGCACCACCATGCTCTACGTCAACGGCTGCGCCAGCGCCTGCGCCGCGCTCCGCGTCGCCAAGGACATCGCCGAGAACAACCGCCGCGCTCGTGTCCTCGTCGCCTGCGCCGAGCTCACTCTCATCATGTTCCGCGCTCCCCAGGAGGGGCATCTTGACACGATCATCTCGCAGGCGCTCCTCAGCGACGGcgcgggcgccatgatcatcggcGCCGACCTCGAGGGCTCGGAGGGCTCGCTTTTCGAGATGGTGGCCGCGTCACAGACCGTGGTACCGGCGACGGCACACGCCGCAGTTGGACAGTTTGGCGAAGAGGGGTTCCTCTTCCACCCTTGCATCGAGATGCCAGCGATAGTTCGCCAGAACGTCGAACGGTGCCTGGTTGACGCGCTCGGGCCGCCTGGCTTGAGCGGTCGCTGGAACGACCTCTTTTGGGCGGTGCATCCCGGAGGGCGAGCAATCTTAGACGGCGTGGAGGAGGTACTCCGGTTGGAGCCCAAGAAGCTGGCGGCAAGCAGACATGTGCTGAGCGAGTACGGCAACATGTCCGGGGTGTCCATCATCTTTGTGCTGGACGAGCTCCGCCGCAGCCATGACGAGCACCGCGGCCTGGGGTTAATGCTGGGAATTGGACCGGGGCTCTGCCTGGAGACGATGGTGTTGCACGCATGCATGTAA